In Helianthus annuus cultivar XRQ/B chromosome 8, HanXRQr2.0-SUNRISE, whole genome shotgun sequence, a single genomic region encodes these proteins:
- the LOC110873418 gene encoding oligoribonuclease has protein sequence MIMTHYKLPLVWIKLQKTGLNVEVDRILEIACVITDGKLRKLVEGPDLVIHQTKDFLDTIGERSQDHHARNGLSEKVTQSITSEKEAEELVIDFVKGHVSAYTPSLAGNSVYVDFMFLKKYMPDLASLFSHVLVDVRSVKALCCHWFPEDVKKAPKKEKKHGAVLDEIKESITELKYYKEHAFRSPKSKRRVNFTPNFENRSTLHSDVS, from the exons ATGATCATGACACACTACAAACTGCCACTTGTGTGGATCAAATTACAAAAGACAG GCTTGAATGTTGAAGTAGATAGAATATTGGAGATTGCTTGTGTCATTACTGATGGGAAATTGCGGAAATTGGTAGAG gGTCCTGATTTGGTGATTCATCAAACAAAAGATTTTCTTGATACAATTGGAGAACGGAGCCAAGATCATCATGCGAGAAATG GGTTGTCTGAGAAGGTGACACAAAGTATAACCAGTGAAAAAGAAGCTGAAGAGCTG GTTATAGATTTTGTGAAGGGACATGTCAGCGCATATACGCCTTCACTTGCAGGAAATTCAGTTTATGTTGATTTTATGTTCTTAAAG AAGTACATGCCCGATCTGGCTAGTCTTTTCTCTCACGTTCTCGTTGATGTTAGAAGTGTCAAAGCTTTATGTTGCCATTGGTTCCCAGAAG ATGTTAAAAAGGCTCCAAAAAAGGAGAAGAAGCATGGAGCCGTACTGGATGAGATCAAAGAAAGCATAACCGAGCTCAAATATTACAAGGAACATGCATTCAGATCACCAAAGTCTAAGAG GCGGGTCAACTTTACACCAAACTTTGAAAATAGATCAACTTTACACTCCGATGTTTCCTGA